In the Phaeobacter piscinae genome, TGGATGCCGAGTGGGGCCATGAACTCAATCGACCGCTCGAGATCGGCGAAACCCACAAAATCATGATGCGACATCTCTTCGGCTGATTGCGGGCGGCCCCGGCGCTCCAGATAATTGGTGGCAGCGTAGAAATGGGCGTGTGACTCTCTGACCAGACGGGCAATCAGCTCGGGCTGATCCGGGCGCACGTGGCGGATGGCGATATCCGCCTCGCGCCGCATCAGATCGCGAATGTCATTTGCAGCCACCACATCAATCGTCAGCCGTGGCGCGCGTTGTCTCAGCTGGTGGAGAACCGGTGGCAGCACATAGGCCGACATCACGTCGCTTGCGGTTATTCGGACCGTGCCCTCAATAGCTTGCGCCTGCCCAGTGGCGGCGAGCGACAGTGCCTCAGCGGCTTCTCCCATTTTGCGGCTGTGGCTCAGCAGGTCATGTCCGGCCGAGGTTAGCGCGAGACCGCGCCCCAATCGTTCGAACAGCAGAACTCCGAGGTCTGCCTCAAGCGCTGCAACCTGTCGCGACAGGGTTGGTTGGGTCAGGCCCAGTTTGCGCGCCCCTGCAGACAAAGAGCCTGTCTCAGCAGTCGCCAAAAAGGCGCGAATGTGGTTCCAGTCCGGATCATCCATGCGGAAATGTATAGCACCCTTGCGAATTTCAGCAATTTATTGCTGGTTCCTGTATGGGTAAACCACTCTCATTCAAGGAGAAGACTGATGACAGCCGACGCGCGCTTCTGGAACCGGATAGCCCCAAGATACGCCAAATCAAAGATCAGGGACGAAGCCGCCTATCAATACACATTGGAGCGGACCAGATCCTATCTCACGGCGGCGGATCATGCGTTGGAAATCGGCTGTGGGACCGGGTCGACGGCAATCGCACTGTCAGATGCAGTTGGAAGGATCACCGCAACCGATCTGTCGGATGCCATGCTTGATATTGGCCGCGACAGGGCTGCCGAGGCGGGAGCCGATAATATTCGGTTTGAGCAATGCGCCGATGATGGGTTGCCCGCTGGACCGTTTGACGCCGTGATGGCCTTCAACCTGTTGCATCTGGTGCCGGATTTGGACGCTGCGCTTTCGTCGGTTGCAGAGCGCCTGCCCAGTGGCAAGTTATTCATCTCCAAGACGCCCTGTCTGGGTGAGGCACGGGGCAGCTTCAAATATTGGATGTTCCTGACCGTGATCCCGCTTATGCGGCTGGTTGGACAGGCCCCGAGCAACGTGCGTTTCCTCAGCGTGGCAGATCTGGAGGGCGCGGTTGAACAGGCAGGGTTCGAGATCGTTGAGACCGGAAATTATCCGGCGTCCACCCCCGGTCGCTACTTGGTGGCAAGGCGTCGTTAATCCCGGCGCTGGACGAAGGTCCTCGGCTGGTGAATACTCCGCCTGCTTGCCGACCGGGTTTTCTGTCCGGTTCAATGGCATCCATCAATGAGCGACCTTAGCAGTGAGGCGGATTCGACGGCGTGGCCGCGCCTGCCCGTTGCTGGCGCAGGAAAGGACATTTCGTGACGTTGAGCATATATCTCTCAGGTGAAATTCACACCGATTGGCGCGATCAGATCATCGCCGGGGCCAAGGATCTGGATGTGCAGTTCAGCAGCCCCGTGACCGATCATGACGCCAGCGACGATTGCGGTGTTGCCATTCTGGGGGCGGAGCCGAACAAATTCTGGCATGATCACAAGGGCGCCAAGATCAACGCGATCCGGACCCGCAAGGGGATCGAAGAGGCCGATATCGTCGTGGTGCGATTTGGTGAAAAGTATAAACAGTGGAACGCGGCTTTTGATGCCGGTTATGCGGCCGCGCTTGGTAAATCGTTGATCGTGCTGTCACAGGATGAGCATCAGCATGCCTTGAAAGAGGTTCATGCGGTCGCACTGGCCGTGGCGAAGGAGCCAGCGCAAGTTGTCGAAATCCTGCGCTACGTGCTGAAGGGGAGCCTGCCTGCGTGACAGGTCCAACTCTGACGACGGACCGCCTGCGTCTGCGACCGCACCAGCTGGATGATTTCGAGGCGCTGCTGGCGCTGTGGATGGATCCTGTGGTGGTGCGTCACACAATCGGTCGCCCAGCCAGCCGCGAAGAAACCTGGACCCGGTTGTTGCGCTACATCGGTCA is a window encoding:
- a CDS encoding LysR family transcriptional regulator, whose protein sequence is MDDPDWNHIRAFLATAETGSLSAGARKLGLTQPTLSRQVAALEADLGVLLFERLGRGLALTSAGHDLLSHSRKMGEAAEALSLAATGQAQAIEGTVRITASDVMSAYVLPPVLHQLRQRAPRLTIDVVAANDIRDLMRREADIAIRHVRPDQPELIARLVRESHAHFYAATNYLERRGRPQSAEEMSHHDFVGFADLERSIEFMAPLGIHLTAQNFRVSSTSGLASWELVKQGFGICPMMTAVADPTPGIERLLPGLAPITFPIWLTTHRELHTSRKIRLVFDLLADFLGHI
- a CDS encoding class I SAM-dependent methyltransferase, producing the protein MTADARFWNRIAPRYAKSKIRDEAAYQYTLERTRSYLTAADHALEIGCGTGSTAIALSDAVGRITATDLSDAMLDIGRDRAAEAGADNIRFEQCADDGLPAGPFDAVMAFNLLHLVPDLDAALSSVAERLPSGKLFISKTPCLGEARGSFKYWMFLTVIPLMRLVGQAPSNVRFLSVADLEGAVEQAGFEIVETGNYPASTPGRYLVARRR
- a CDS encoding YtoQ family protein — protein: MTLSIYLSGEIHTDWRDQIIAGAKDLDVQFSSPVTDHDASDDCGVAILGAEPNKFWHDHKGAKINAIRTRKGIEEADIVVVRFGEKYKQWNAAFDAGYAAALGKSLIVLSQDEHQHALKEVHAVALAVAKEPAQVVEILRYVLKGSLPA